The Leptospira bouyouniensis genome window below encodes:
- a CDS encoding HlyD family efflux transporter periplasmic adaptor subunit, with amino-acid sequence MFKKFKNIKETDSNWESRHSASYYDELLKHPAPNWEKKGIYLISIFFFCFVLFLVIGRVDVVVQANGNIRPKGNYHVVEALETGTLTNLYVKSGDFLKKGDPIMELEFSEQQIELSKDTNNLDYEEKKLQRLIRNKREAEKILKNLSYNLENNSGASLSGGVLSKFVSLKKAYMDFQNGVGAKFIYDQSLLEFNEEFGNLKDEIQREENIISSLRGDTKIKKERVANAVIRMPFSGVIGELAVNNVGQNIIRGQTVASLMEEDQPLEAIVEVSSKDIGAVKIGLSAVIKVKAFHQNDFGVVEGTVSQIIPNTKDKDSFSVILILGTQDLNQDGKQFQLFPGLKVIADIVIDRKNIYQILFRYADPRN; translated from the coding sequence ATGTTTAAAAAATTTAAAAATATAAAAGAAACTGATTCCAATTGGGAATCTAGACATTCCGCTTCTTATTATGATGAATTATTAAAACACCCTGCACCTAACTGGGAAAAGAAAGGGATATATTTAATTTCGATATTCTTTTTCTGTTTTGTTTTGTTCTTAGTAATTGGTCGAGTTGATGTTGTTGTGCAAGCAAATGGAAATATTCGACCTAAAGGGAATTACCATGTTGTGGAAGCATTGGAAACTGGAACTTTAACAAATTTATATGTGAAATCTGGGGATTTTCTAAAAAAAGGGGATCCCATAATGGAATTAGAATTCTCCGAACAACAAATTGAATTATCGAAAGATACAAACAATTTAGATTACGAAGAAAAAAAATTACAGAGACTCATTCGTAACAAAAGAGAAGCAGAAAAGATATTAAAAAATCTTTCTTATAATTTAGAAAACAATTCAGGTGCTTCACTTTCAGGAGGAGTTCTTAGTAAATTCGTAAGTTTAAAAAAAGCTTATATGGATTTTCAGAATGGAGTTGGTGCAAAATTTATCTATGACCAAAGTTTATTAGAATTCAATGAAGAGTTTGGAAATCTTAAAGATGAAATCCAACGGGAAGAGAATATCATTTCTAGTTTACGTGGTGATACAAAAATAAAAAAGGAAAGAGTAGCCAACGCAGTAATTCGAATGCCATTTTCCGGAGTGATAGGTGAACTGGCTGTTAATAACGTTGGTCAAAATATCATTCGAGGCCAAACGGTTGCTTCTCTTATGGAAGAAGACCAGCCATTAGAAGCCATTGTTGAAGTCAGTAGCAAAGATATCGGAGCTGTAAAAATTGGTTTATCTGCTGTCATCAAAGTAAAAGCATTTCATCAAAATGATTTTGGAGTGGTGGAAGGAACAGTATCTCAAATCATTCCGAATACAAAAGATAAAGATTCATTTTCAGTAATTCTAATTTTGGGAACACAAGATTTAAATCAAGATGGGAAACAATTCCAACTTTTTCCAGGACTTAAAGTGATCGCAGATATTGTGATAGATCGGAAAAATATTTATCAAATTTTATTTCGTTATGCAGATCCAAGGAATTAA
- a CDS encoding ATP-binding cassette domain-containing protein, with product MKHKLKDISDLIKEDGFLSQLSSADLKKLITQFESRSLVSGDKIGASDNEPTPILLLETGRIQIKLKINQNELLIKTLKEETLYGISEYTSESLDKQLYYIEENSRVLTLSTSSFSKFIQSDRTRKRIWDEYKENVQLRDELRIHPYFRKLSNSEIQELSKLLIKRKINSGQILIKEGSKSSSLYFIKSGKFKVTKSTWQKDYFSYVEAGSILGEMGVLEKKVRNATVTAVEDSFVYELSSKSAEQFFKKSESLLITIRSIMSERKLNLGEKSQDDDYELTNVYEEDKFHFLPKLKFSAPIRNQISFPFLFQEGKSQSGDVCRKMIFKYWGYIFAEYDSDPNFPDFDPDILPHHWKQCFGEEKGNCYFVNWREHETELNSIPTISYLENSKYVILKEIKKKYVTILDPEVGQVVFNREEWEKKSSNIVIYFVPKIQPKTTWDWKSRFFAGISEYFLPAIQYLKAGILASFVLKGLEVFIPLVNLYLIDAVLLQESREFFLPVIISVVLLSVSQSFLGYFRSNVIFFTSNRVNQTIAIRFLVKLISLPISFFERNRKGEILNRWEEIESIILFFSDQGAMKIFDLIFSSLVFVIFLFLSPILLIIILLFIVPEILVLRLLSPKIIEETKKESLKRSETLSYFIESINGFETIKNLGATYSHRWDFEKRLTSQLNSEGKKLFYSNLLSTNTDFFKQITVVVTLLVGSILILNDQMTLGTLYAIIGLIAYIRNPLISLYEDYLKFQKANVAWNRLRSFESLDSEISDKDNLFKVDLPEVKGNIEFKNINFAYDSQKPESGIRNLSLKIQAGKKVAFVGRSGSGKSTIIKLLLGLYNPQQGDILVDDISLNEIWLPSLRTKIGVCFQENPFIAGSVRENISITKPEATLSEVVEAAKLACIHDDIVKLPLGYDTEFSDRSFMFSGGQKQRISLARLFLQRPNMLLLDEPTASLDKETELRILSHINFVFANATIVTVAHRLDTIRHYDQIFVLERGKLDSKGSHRELLSKGGIYQLLHSKQEAIR from the coding sequence TTGAAACATAAACTAAAAGATATTTCTGATTTAATAAAAGAAGATGGTTTTTTATCTCAACTTTCTTCAGCAGATTTGAAAAAATTAATCACACAATTTGAATCGAGATCATTAGTTTCGGGAGATAAAATTGGTGCTAGTGATAACGAACCTACACCGATTTTATTATTGGAAACAGGTAGAATTCAAATTAAATTAAAAATCAATCAGAATGAATTATTAATCAAAACTCTTAAAGAAGAAACGTTGTATGGGATTTCGGAATATACATCTGAATCTTTAGACAAACAACTTTACTACATCGAAGAGAATTCAAGAGTATTAACACTTTCTACTAGTTCATTTTCAAAATTCATTCAATCAGATAGAACTAGAAAAAGAATATGGGATGAATACAAAGAAAATGTTCAATTAAGAGATGAATTAAGAATTCATCCATATTTTCGAAAACTTTCGAATTCAGAAATTCAAGAACTATCAAAATTATTAATCAAAAGAAAAATTAATTCAGGACAGATATTAATCAAAGAAGGTTCAAAAAGTTCCTCTTTATATTTCATTAAATCTGGTAAGTTCAAGGTTACTAAATCCACATGGCAAAAAGATTATTTTTCATATGTTGAGGCGGGTTCGATCCTCGGTGAAATGGGTGTGCTCGAAAAAAAAGTTAGAAATGCAACAGTGACTGCAGTGGAAGATAGTTTTGTATATGAACTTTCTTCTAAAAGTGCTGAACAATTTTTTAAGAAATCTGAAAGTTTACTCATAACAATTCGATCCATCATGAGTGAACGTAAACTAAACTTAGGCGAAAAATCGCAGGACGATGATTACGAACTAACAAATGTTTATGAAGAAGATAAATTTCATTTTCTACCAAAATTAAAATTTTCTGCGCCTATTCGAAATCAAATTTCTTTTCCATTTTTATTCCAAGAAGGAAAGTCTCAATCAGGTGATGTTTGTAGAAAAATGATATTTAAGTATTGGGGTTATATTTTTGCCGAATATGATTCCGATCCTAACTTTCCAGATTTTGATCCTGATATTCTACCACATCACTGGAAACAATGTTTTGGAGAAGAAAAAGGAAATTGTTATTTTGTAAATTGGCGTGAACATGAAACAGAACTTAATTCTATTCCTACCATAAGTTATTTAGAAAACTCCAAATATGTAATTTTAAAAGAGATCAAAAAGAAATATGTTACGATTTTAGATCCAGAAGTTGGTCAGGTAGTTTTTAATCGTGAAGAATGGGAAAAAAAATCTTCCAATATCGTTATCTATTTTGTTCCTAAAATTCAACCAAAAACAACTTGGGATTGGAAAAGTCGTTTTTTTGCAGGAATCAGTGAATATTTTTTACCAGCAATTCAATATTTAAAGGCAGGAATCCTCGCCAGTTTTGTGTTAAAGGGTCTTGAAGTTTTTATTCCACTTGTTAATTTGTATTTGATAGATGCTGTTTTATTACAAGAGAGTCGTGAATTTTTTTTGCCGGTCATCATTTCTGTAGTATTATTAAGTGTTTCCCAATCTTTTTTAGGTTATTTTAGATCGAATGTAATTTTTTTCACAAGTAATAGAGTGAATCAAACAATCGCAATTCGTTTTTTAGTAAAATTAATCTCCCTTCCTATATCTTTTTTTGAACGAAATCGCAAGGGAGAAATACTCAATCGGTGGGAAGAAATTGAATCAATAATTCTTTTTTTCTCTGACCAAGGTGCTATGAAAATTTTTGATTTAATTTTTAGTTCCTTGGTTTTTGTAATTTTTTTATTTTTATCACCAATACTTTTGATCATCATTTTGTTATTCATTGTACCAGAAATTTTAGTCTTGCGATTGTTATCACCTAAGATCATTGAAGAAACAAAAAAAGAATCACTAAAACGCTCTGAAACTCTAAGTTACTTTATAGAATCAATCAATGGGTTCGAAACAATCAAAAATTTAGGTGCTACTTATTCACATCGTTGGGATTTCGAAAAACGCTTAACATCACAATTAAACTCTGAAGGTAAAAAATTATTTTATTCAAATCTATTGTCTACGAACACAGATTTTTTTAAGCAGATCACAGTTGTGGTTACTTTGCTTGTTGGTAGCATTTTAATTTTAAATGATCAAATGACATTAGGAACTTTGTATGCGATTATTGGATTAATCGCGTATATAAGAAATCCATTAATTTCATTGTATGAAGATTATCTAAAATTCCAAAAAGCAAATGTTGCTTGGAATCGTCTTAGAAGTTTTGAATCTTTAGATAGTGAGATTTCAGATAAGGACAATTTGTTTAAGGTAGATTTACCTGAAGTGAAAGGGAATATTGAATTTAAGAATATAAATTTTGCTTATGATAGTCAGAAACCTGAATCAGGTATTCGGAATTTATCATTAAAAATACAAGCAGGTAAAAAAGTAGCCTTTGTAGGTCGAAGTGGAAGTGGAAAATCTACTATCATCAAACTATTGCTAGGATTGTACAATCCTCAGCAAGGCGATATTTTAGTTGATGATATATCATTGAATGAAATTTGGTTACCAAGTTTGAGAACCAAAATTGGAGTTTGTTTTCAAGAAAATCCATTTATCGCTGGGAGTGTTAGGGAAAATATCTCCATTACGAAACCAGAAGCTACATTAAGTGAAGTTGTTGAGGCTGCAAAACTTGCGTGCATTCATGATGATATTGTAAAGTTACCTCTTGGATATGATACAGAATTTTCAGATAGGAGTTTTATGTTTTCAGGTGGCCAGAAACAAAGAATTTCCTTAGCCAGATTATTTTTGCAACGACCAAATATGTTGTTATTGGATGAACCAACAGCCTCATTGGACAAAGAAACTGAACTTAGAATTCTGTCTCATATCAATTTTGTTTTTGCAAATGCTACGATAGTAACGGTAGCCCATCGTTTGGATACGATTCGTCATTATGACCAAATCTTTGTTCTGGAAAGAGGGAAATTGGATTCAAAAGGAAGTCATAGAGAGTTACTTTCTAAAGGTGGAATTTACCAATTACTTCATTCCAAACAAGAAGCAATCCGATAA
- a CDS encoding TolC family protein → MSDSLLPSEVVSFYDLPKLVGEKSYELKLKEMEIQRKKVDVDSRNFRYLPSVNLEHSPFFETLRGDGYNRKGWSTSLNLNWNFMDQGNTVLTNMILELEYERLLLEYRALYQKELFDQAFQYAETLKLLAFYDYDFSNESDADKQFQTVQKLYKQGIESYLVTQNSKVDFFFYKYNAIKSRLDQQKSQSIFRRKFLLKDVTLKQIPEREYKVLPFEETLAEYEKNLSEVNFDLILTVNQIKILEIQKQVRFNELWVPDFFVNVYNQNSRESYSGLSGTWTNPMQVYDYSRNDYSIYARSSDTDFNVGGNFGFRFPLFNRWLDKNEFDKSKIEVKLAKSQSQFLRENTGLYLYELIQQHNNLVELYDISRESKRIAEENFQIMEKAYKTGSASIIELQTVDRRLRDVMRNEIQNRYDLIQLRLQIGLLLGDTMKFLNN, encoded by the coding sequence ATGTCAGATTCTCTACTTCCTTCCGAAGTGGTGAGTTTCTATGACCTGCCTAAGTTAGTTGGTGAAAAGTCATATGAATTGAAATTAAAAGAAATGGAAATCCAACGGAAAAAAGTGGATGTGGATTCCAGAAATTTTCGTTATTTACCTTCTGTGAATTTAGAACATTCCCCATTTTTTGAAACACTTCGAGGTGATGGATATAATCGTAAAGGATGGAGTACATCCTTAAATTTAAATTGGAATTTTATGGACCAAGGAAATACGGTTTTAACAAACATGATCCTTGAGTTAGAATATGAACGTTTGTTACTTGAATACCGTGCTTTGTACCAAAAAGAACTTTTTGATCAAGCTTTCCAATATGCAGAAACACTTAAACTGTTGGCTTTTTATGATTATGATTTTTCAAACGAATCAGATGCAGACAAACAATTCCAAACTGTTCAAAAATTGTATAAACAAGGAATTGAATCATACTTAGTCACACAAAACTCAAAAGTAGATTTTTTCTTCTATAAATACAATGCAATCAAATCCAGACTTGATCAACAAAAAAGCCAATCTATTTTTAGAAGAAAATTTTTATTAAAGGATGTAACACTCAAACAAATCCCTGAAAGGGAATATAAAGTTTTACCTTTTGAAGAAACATTAGCAGAGTATGAAAAAAATCTTTCTGAAGTAAATTTTGATTTAATTTTAACGGTTAATCAAATCAAAATATTGGAAATACAAAAGCAGGTTAGATTTAATGAACTTTGGGTACCTGATTTTTTTGTAAATGTATACAATCAAAACTCTAGAGAATCCTATTCTGGATTGAGCGGGACTTGGACCAATCCAATGCAGGTATATGATTATAGTCGAAATGATTATAGCATTTATGCCAGATCTTCTGATACTGATTTCAATGTTGGTGGAAATTTTGGATTTCGATTTCCGCTGTTTAATCGTTGGCTTGATAAAAATGAATTTGATAAATCCAAAATTGAAGTTAAACTTGCGAAGTCACAATCGCAATTTTTACGTGAGAATACTGGATTGTATTTATATGAATTGATTCAACAACACAACAACCTTGTTGAATTGTATGATATATCCCGTGAAAGTAAAAGAATCGCAGAAGAAAATTTTCAAATTATGGAAAAAGCATATAAAACGGGATCAGCGTCTATTATTGAATTACAAACTGTTGATCGACGATTGCGAGATGTGATGAGAAACGAAATCCAAAATCGATATGATTTAATCCAATTGAGACTTCAAATTGGTCTACTGTTAGGTGACACAATGAAGTTCTTAAATAACTAG